One Halalkalicoccus tibetensis genomic region harbors:
- a CDS encoding SDR family NAD(P)-dependent oxidoreductase: MHTDRTVVVTGASGGIGREISLRLLDEGANVVLAARSDGIHETAEESDAGERALPVETDVTDEASVEGTIDEAVEAFEGIDALVNNAGIAGPTAPIEEVEREEWDRTMSVNATGQFLMAKHAAPHLRESDRASVVNVSSISGKRPLEGRTPYTASKTAVIGLTRTLAFELGEDDVTVNAVCPGATKGPRIERVIERQAEERGVGYEEAKRQVFTDDAALGELVEPEDVAGLVSFLLSPNARHITAQDLNVDGGTAWY, encoded by the coding sequence ATGCACACGGATCGAACCGTAGTCGTGACGGGCGCGAGCGGCGGGATCGGGCGGGAGATATCGCTTCGACTCCTCGATGAGGGCGCGAACGTCGTCCTCGCGGCTCGGAGCGACGGGATCCACGAAACGGCCGAGGAATCGGACGCGGGCGAGCGCGCACTGCCGGTCGAGACCGACGTGACGGACGAGGCGTCGGTCGAGGGAACGATCGACGAGGCGGTCGAGGCGTTCGAGGGGATCGACGCGCTGGTGAACAACGCCGGGATCGCCGGGCCGACCGCGCCGATCGAGGAGGTCGAGCGCGAGGAGTGGGACCGGACCATGTCGGTGAACGCCACCGGCCAGTTCCTCATGGCGAAACACGCCGCGCCCCATCTCCGGGAGAGCGACCGGGCGAGCGTCGTGAACGTCTCCTCGATCAGCGGCAAGCGCCCCCTCGAGGGGCGGACCCCGTATACGGCCTCGAAGACGGCGGTGATCGGGCTCACCCGGACGCTCGCCTTCGAACTCGGCGAGGACGACGTGACGGTCAACGCCGTCTGCCCGGGCGCGACGAAGGGCCCGAGGATCGAGCGTGTGATCGAACGCCAGGCCGAGGAGCGGGGCGTGGGCTACGAGGAAGCCAAGCGACAGGTGTTCACCGACGACGCTGCTCTGGGCGAGCTGGTCGAACCGGAGGACGTCGCGGGGCTGGTGTCGTTCCTGCTGAGCCCGAACGCCCGCCACATCACCGCCCAGGACCTGAACGTCGACGGCGGCACCGCCTGGTACTAG
- a CDS encoding TATA-box-binding protein, translating to MDPKETINIENVVASTGIGQELDLQSVAMDLEGADYDPEQFPGLVYRTQNPKSAALIFRSGKIVCTGAKSTDDVHESLQIVFDKLRDLEIQVQEDPEIVVQNIVTSADLGRNLNLNAIAIGLGLENIEYEPEQFPGLVYRLDEPKVVALLFGSGKLVITGGKQPVDAEHAVDKIVSRLEELGLLE from the coding sequence ATGGACCCAAAGGAGACTATTAACATCGAGAACGTGGTCGCGTCGACGGGTATCGGGCAGGAACTCGACCTCCAGAGCGTCGCGATGGACCTCGAGGGCGCCGATTACGACCCCGAGCAGTTCCCCGGCCTCGTCTACCGAACCCAGAACCCGAAGTCGGCCGCGCTGATCTTCCGTTCGGGTAAGATCGTCTGTACGGGCGCGAAATCGACCGACGACGTCCACGAGAGCCTCCAGATCGTCTTCGACAAGCTTCGCGACCTCGAGATCCAGGTACAGGAGGACCCCGAGATCGTCGTCCAGAACATCGTCACGAGCGCGGACCTCGGGCGCAACCTCAACCTGAACGCGATCGCGATCGGGCTGGGCCTGGAGAACATCGAGTACGAGCCCGAGCAGTTCCCCGGGCTGGTCTACCGACTCGACGAGCCGAAGGTCGTCGCCCTGCTCTTTGGCTCGGGCAAGCTCGTGATCACGGGCGGCAAGCAGCCCGTCGACGCGGAACACGCCGTCGACAAGATCGTCTCCCGGCTCGAAGAGCTCGGCCTGCTCGAGTAG
- the hisD gene encoding histidinol dehydrogenase, translating to MCANVEYLKEAGSASIEIDQEVVESVQDILGEVRERGDEAVHEFTEKFDGVEREQFRVSDEEIEAAGEELSEEDREAIDNTIANVREFHEEQREHVEGFEREFEEGVTLGQRVVPVESAGTYVPGGRHPLVAAPAMSIVPAKVAGVERVITCAPPQENGTIQPAQLYAMDRAGADEIYCIGGAQAVGAMAYGTDSVPGVSKVTGPGNVFVTEAQRQVFGHVGVDFLAGPSEVLLFVDETADPELVATDLLAQAEHDPNSRPILVSTDQETAEASVEAFHDGLSEIRTADVAEECWENNGEVVIAETMDDALEVVNDYAIEHLQVMIDEPRSVMDDLHNYGSLFLGDHSPVVFGDKAVGTNHSLPTLEVAKYSGGITVNTYLKVLTHQEATEEGAARIAPWAAKICELEGTHAHQLSAEARLRDDISPDYGPGN from the coding sequence ATGTGCGCTAACGTCGAGTATCTCAAGGAGGCGGGGAGTGCGTCGATCGAGATCGATCAAGAGGTCGTCGAGTCGGTCCAGGACATCCTGGGGGAGGTCCGCGAGCGCGGCGACGAGGCCGTCCACGAGTTCACCGAGAAGTTCGACGGCGTCGAGCGCGAGCAGTTCCGCGTGAGCGACGAGGAGATCGAGGCCGCCGGCGAGGAGCTCTCGGAGGAAGACCGCGAGGCCATCGACAACACGATCGCGAACGTCCGCGAGTTCCACGAGGAGCAGCGCGAACACGTCGAGGGCTTCGAGCGCGAGTTCGAGGAGGGGGTTACGCTCGGCCAGCGGGTCGTCCCCGTCGAATCCGCGGGCACGTACGTCCCCGGCGGGCGCCATCCCCTGGTGGCCGCGCCCGCGATGTCGATCGTCCCCGCGAAGGTCGCGGGCGTCGAACGTGTGATCACCTGCGCGCCACCCCAGGAGAACGGCACGATCCAGCCCGCCCAGCTCTACGCGATGGATCGAGCGGGCGCCGACGAGATCTACTGCATCGGCGGCGCCCAAGCAGTCGGCGCGATGGCCTACGGCACCGACTCCGTACCGGGGGTCTCGAAGGTCACCGGTCCGGGTAACGTCTTCGTCACCGAGGCCCAGCGCCAGGTCTTCGGTCACGTCGGCGTCGACTTCCTCGCCGGTCCCTCGGAGGTCCTGTTGTTCGTCGACGAGACCGCCGACCCCGAGCTCGTCGCGACCGACCTGCTCGCACAGGCGGAACACGACCCCAACTCCCGGCCGATCCTCGTCTCGACCGACCAGGAGACCGCCGAAGCCTCCGTCGAGGCGTTCCACGACGGGCTCTCGGAGATCCGCACCGCCGACGTCGCCGAGGAGTGCTGGGAGAACAACGGCGAGGTCGTCATCGCCGAGACGATGGACGACGCGCTCGAGGTCGTCAACGACTACGCGATCGAGCACCTCCAGGTGATGATCGACGAACCCCGCTCGGTCATGGACGACCTCCACAACTACGGCTCGCTGTTCCTGGGCGATCACTCGCCGGTCGTCTTCGGCGACAAAGCAGTAGGAACGAACCACTCGCTTCCGACCCTGGAGGTCGCGAAGTACAGCGGCGGCATCACGGTCAACACCTACCTCAAGGTGCTCACCCACCAGGAGGCGACCGAGGAGGGTGCCGCCCGGATCGCGCCGTGGGCCGCGAAGATCTGCGAGCTCGAGGGCACCCACGCCCACCAGCTCTCCGCGGAGGCCCGCCTGCGCGACGACATCAGCCCCGACTACGGCCCCGGGAACTGA
- a CDS encoding sodium:solute symporter family protein, protein MAATGAVVTYGWAFLVAYVVLILGLGYWGWKQTNSQDDYATARGGFGFLVLALAYATTVASGSTFLGIPGMAYDMGFKAGYYALIYPIGIYLGMMVVARITKKVGDRFNSQSVPDFLGDRYQSPLLRLLAALIALFLLFYIMAQIVSAGWMFDAILGVPYEVGIWLAGGLLLLYLVAGGSHADIITDAVQGAIMLAITALIVVMFVTGYGLDAGGMGAVNAQLDANQSWDTHTNYENPIFANWWVIFLLFVGHIGFTAQPHLGNKFFAIKGTQYIKKFMIIAAIVGMAMPLMFLGGVLGAAEGIDIADPDAIIPVLFIETMPAIVAAFLGVAILSAIISTADGIIISVAQIFANDLYRKTYVPWKGGDPDSPEVGQRALWISRVATVVVTIAAVAAVTVPPQYLSVFMWIGIGGIISAYSGPYFIGSIEESTSAKAALVGFVAGFSVYAIIHLGPQAGLYDSLLGFSLYPYSENPYASTGIGFIVSCLGTFGANRFTEPLPAAQVQEVFGRQEASTDGGREETE, encoded by the coding sequence ATGGCCGCGACCGGCGCGGTCGTCACCTACGGCTGGGCCTTCCTCGTCGCCTACGTCGTCTTGATCCTCGGGCTCGGCTACTGGGGCTGGAAGCAGACCAATAGCCAGGACGACTACGCGACCGCACGCGGGGGCTTTGGCTTCCTCGTGCTCGCCCTGGCGTACGCGACGACCGTCGCGAGCGGTTCGACGTTCCTGGGGATTCCCGGGATGGCCTACGACATGGGGTTCAAGGCCGGCTACTACGCGCTGATCTACCCGATCGGTATCTACCTGGGGATGATGGTCGTCGCGCGGATCACCAAGAAGGTCGGCGACCGCTTCAACTCCCAGTCGGTGCCCGACTTCCTCGGCGACCGGTATCAGAGCCCGCTGCTCAGGCTGCTGGCCGCGCTCATCGCGCTGTTCCTGCTGTTCTACATCATGGCCCAGATCGTCTCGGCGGGCTGGATGTTCGACGCGATCCTCGGGGTCCCCTACGAGGTCGGGATCTGGCTGGCCGGCGGGCTCCTGTTGCTCTATCTGGTCGCCGGCGGAAGCCACGCCGACATCATCACCGACGCCGTCCAGGGCGCGATCATGCTCGCGATCACGGCCCTGATCGTGGTCATGTTCGTCACCGGCTACGGGCTCGACGCGGGCGGGATGGGCGCGGTCAACGCCCAACTCGACGCCAACCAGTCGTGGGACACCCACACCAACTACGAGAACCCGATCTTCGCGAACTGGTGGGTGATCTTCCTGTTGTTCGTCGGCCACATCGGCTTCACCGCCCAGCCGCACCTGGGTAACAAGTTCTTCGCGATCAAGGGCACCCAGTACATCAAGAAGTTCATGATCATCGCGGCGATCGTCGGGATGGCGATGCCGCTGATGTTCCTCGGGGGCGTGCTGGGCGCGGCCGAGGGGATCGACATCGCCGACCCCGACGCGATCATCCCCGTGCTGTTCATCGAGACGATGCCCGCGATCGTCGCCGCGTTCCTCGGCGTCGCGATCCTGAGCGCGATCATCTCGACGGCCGACGGGATCATCATCTCGGTCGCTCAGATCTTCGCCAATGACCTCTATCGCAAGACGTACGTCCCCTGGAAGGGCGGCGACCCCGACAGCCCAGAGGTCGGCCAACGCGCGCTGTGGATCTCGCGGGTCGCGACGGTCGTCGTCACGATCGCCGCGGTCGCGGCGGTGACGGTGCCGCCACAGTACCTCTCGGTGTTCATGTGGATCGGCATCGGGGGGATCATCTCCGCCTACAGCGGCCCGTACTTCATCGGCAGCATCGAGGAGTCCACCTCCGCGAAGGCCGCGCTGGTCGGCTTCGTCGCCGGCTTCTCGGTCTACGCCATCATCCATCTCGGCCCGCAGGCAGGGCTGTACGACTCGCTGCTGGGCTTCAGCCTCTACCCCTACAGCGAGAACCCCTACGCCTCGACCGGGATCGGCTTCATCGTGAGCTGTCTGGGGACGTTCGGCGCCAACCGCTTCACCGAGCCGCTGCCGGCCGCGCAGGTCCAGGAGGTCTTCGGGCGCCAGGAAGCGAGCACCGACGGGGGTCGCGAGGAGACCGAATAA
- a CDS encoding IclR family transcriptional regulator, whose amino-acid sequence MTGARDRRVKSAGTLFDVLDAVHALEGAGVTEAADHVGIAKSTAHDHLSTLVEHEFLVKDGTEYRVGLKPLHYGMGAKNRIELVDAAGPSLEHVVEETDEIAWLVVEEYGLAVYVEKAVGERAVQPYGAIGKRVPLHNIAAGKAILAHLPEERVRAIVDQRGLPAQTERTITDLDELLAELETIRERGYARNDGETFEGFRAVASPILHEGELLGSIVVSGPENRLRGERFETELPDLITGAANAIELSLASQ is encoded by the coding sequence ATGACAGGAGCACGGGATCGGCGGGTCAAGTCGGCCGGGACGCTCTTCGACGTGCTGGACGCGGTCCACGCGCTCGAGGGCGCGGGCGTGACGGAGGCGGCGGACCACGTCGGGATCGCCAAGAGCACCGCCCACGACCACCTGAGCACGCTCGTCGAACACGAGTTCCTCGTCAAGGACGGCACGGAGTACCGCGTCGGGCTCAAGCCCCTCCACTACGGGATGGGCGCGAAGAACCGGATCGAGCTCGTCGACGCCGCGGGGCCGTCGCTCGAACACGTCGTCGAGGAGACCGACGAGATCGCCTGGCTCGTCGTCGAGGAGTACGGGCTGGCCGTCTACGTCGAGAAGGCCGTCGGCGAGCGGGCGGTCCAGCCCTACGGCGCGATCGGCAAGCGGGTGCCGTTGCACAACATCGCCGCGGGCAAGGCCATCCTCGCACACCTCCCCGAGGAACGGGTTCGCGCGATCGTCGACCAGCGGGGCCTGCCCGCCCAGACCGAGCGGACGATCACCGACCTCGACGAGCTGCTCGCCGAGCTGGAGACGATCCGCGAACGGGGGTACGCGCGAAACGACGGCGAGACGTTCGAGGGCTTTCGCGCCGTCGCGAGCCCGATCCTCCACGAGGGCGAGCTGCTCGGCTCGATCGTCGTCTCCGGGCCCGAGAACCGACTGCGCGGCGAGCGCTTCGAGACCGAGCTCCCCGATCTGATCACCGGGGCGGCCAACGCGATCGAGCTGAGCCTCGCCAGCCAGTAG
- a CDS encoding helix-turn-helix domain-containing protein, with translation MGAIINVRLPAAEVELGERVASLPEVVIDVEQLASRTSDDVLPLLWIRADDFAAVDEALEADPTVEGFDVIGSFDRRRLYRMEWADEAASTIRILGTAGGYVRNARVVDGKWSIEVLFPDRDDLSRMYDVANEADIPLTVDSIYELSDEDGRPNGLTTEQQETLVAAFEHGYYDVPREVSLVDLAEKLDISHQALSERLRRAHETLVDASVNGHVMDGATEAPRPTDQ, from the coding sequence ATGGGCGCGATCATCAACGTGCGGCTCCCCGCGGCGGAGGTCGAGTTAGGTGAGCGGGTCGCTTCGCTACCGGAGGTCGTGATCGACGTAGAACAGCTCGCATCCCGGACGAGCGACGACGTCCTCCCGCTTCTCTGGATCCGTGCGGACGATTTCGCGGCCGTCGACGAGGCCCTCGAGGCCGACCCGACCGTCGAGGGATTCGACGTCATCGGGTCGTTCGACCGGCGGCGGCTCTACCGAATGGAGTGGGCCGATGAGGCTGCGTCGACGATCCGGATCCTCGGGACGGCCGGCGGGTACGTCCGGAACGCGAGAGTGGTCGACGGGAAGTGGTCGATCGAGGTCCTGTTCCCCGACCGGGACGACCTCTCCCGGATGTACGACGTCGCGAACGAGGCGGATATCCCGCTGACGGTCGATTCGATCTACGAGCTCAGCGACGAGGATGGCCGGCCCAACGGGCTGACGACCGAACAGCAGGAAACGCTCGTCGCCGCGTTCGAACACGGCTACTACGACGTCCCACGCGAAGTCTCGCTCGTCGACCTGGCCGAGAAGCTCGACATCTCCCATCAGGCCCTCTCCGAACGCCTGCGCAGGGCCCATGAGACGCTCGTCGATGCGTCCGTCAACGGGCACGTCATGGACGGCGCGACCGAGGCGCCGCGGCCGACCGATCAGTAG
- a CDS encoding methyltransferase domain-containing protein: protein MYLLELAGEDDAFARREARSAATDVSHLATGLATARGIDAEGVRGLAYTHRASELLGTCGAEIDSARLLVELAGIDREGSVRVRARRVRETDVDTQRAERELGSVLVERGFSVDLEEPDHELRAVFSEDTCALGWLAAASRRDFAERAPTEKPFFQPGSMDPLLARAIANVAGAAPGKSILDPMCGTGGGLVEAGLVGARVVGADAQWKMVRGAEENLAHYGVEFDVFRGDATRIPLRDGTVDGVVFDAPYGRQSKIEGELREIVEGALAEARRLAPRAVVVADRPWEAVIESAGWEVEDRFERRVHGSLTRYVSVLV, encoded by the coding sequence GTGTATCTGCTGGAGCTCGCCGGCGAGGACGATGCGTTCGCGCGCCGCGAGGCCCGAAGCGCCGCCACCGACGTCTCCCACCTCGCGACCGGGCTGGCGACCGCCCGCGGGATCGACGCCGAGGGGGTTCGGGGGCTCGCTTACACCCACCGTGCGAGCGAGCTGCTCGGGACCTGTGGGGCCGAGATCGACTCCGCACGCCTCCTGGTCGAGCTCGCGGGGATCGATCGCGAGGGCTCCGTGCGCGTGCGCGCCCGCCGAGTACGCGAGACGGACGTCGACACCCAGCGGGCCGAACGCGAACTGGGGTCGGTCCTCGTCGAACGCGGGTTCTCGGTGGATCTCGAGGAGCCGGATCACGAGCTGCGGGCGGTCTTCTCCGAGGACACCTGCGCGCTCGGCTGGCTCGCGGCCGCGAGCCGGCGCGACTTCGCCGAACGCGCGCCGACCGAGAAGCCGTTCTTCCAGCCCGGCAGCATGGACCCGCTGCTCGCGCGCGCGATCGCGAACGTCGCGGGCGCCGCTCCCGGGAAGTCGATCCTCGACCCGATGTGCGGGACGGGCGGCGGGCTCGTCGAGGCCGGGCTGGTCGGCGCGCGCGTCGTCGGCGCGGACGCCCAGTGGAAGATGGTCCGGGGCGCCGAGGAGAACCTCGCCCACTACGGCGTCGAGTTCGACGTGTTCCGCGGCGATGCCACCCGGATCCCGCTTCGCGACGGGACGGTCGACGGCGTCGTCTTCGACGCGCCCTACGGGCGCCAGTCGAAGATCGAAGGGGAGCTACGGGAGATCGTCGAGGGGGCGCTCGCCGAGGCCCGCCGGCTCGCTCCTCGTGCCGTGGTCGTCGCGGACCGACCCTGGGAGGCGGTCATCGAATCGGCCGGCTGGGAGGTCGAGGATCGGTTCGAGCGCCGCGTCCACGGGTCGCTGACGCGGTACGTCTCGGTGCTCGTCTAG
- a CDS encoding CPBP family intramembrane glutamic endopeptidase: MNLKSTVWNAEEGRPRTPIRMVLGVVVLVLATAVLTIPPLLVLSLFDAALLAGAGVGSMLFSTGLSGIGAVVGIWLAGRYIDRRRFADFGMRIDREWWIDCGFGLALGGLLMTGVFLVQLTAGWIEVTAVFAGEALLWVVVGSLLLFVIVGVYEELLLRGYLLTNLAEGARGTLGIAGAIAFATVASSVAFGALHASNPNATTVSTLAISFAGVMLALGYLLTGELAIPIGLHITWNLFQGTVYGFPVSGLDFGASIVDIEQGGPEMATGGSFGPEAGLLGFAAMVAGCLLTVAWVRWRYGDAELDERVAIPDFR; the protein is encoded by the coding sequence ATGAACCTCAAATCGACCGTCTGGAACGCCGAGGAAGGGAGACCCCGGACGCCGATCAGGATGGTCCTCGGCGTCGTGGTCCTCGTGCTCGCGACCGCCGTGCTGACGATCCCGCCGCTGCTCGTCCTCTCGCTGTTCGACGCCGCGCTGCTCGCGGGCGCCGGCGTCGGCTCGATGCTGTTCTCGACAGGACTCAGCGGGATCGGCGCTGTCGTGGGGATTTGGCTCGCCGGCCGGTATATCGACCGGCGACGTTTCGCCGACTTCGGGATGCGGATCGACCGCGAGTGGTGGATCGACTGCGGGTTCGGGCTGGCGCTTGGCGGCCTGCTGATGACCGGCGTCTTCCTCGTCCAGCTCACGGCGGGCTGGATCGAAGTGACGGCCGTCTTCGCCGGCGAGGCCCTGCTGTGGGTGGTCGTCGGGAGTCTGTTGCTGTTCGTGATCGTCGGCGTCTACGAGGAGCTGTTGCTGCGGGGCTACCTGCTGACGAACCTCGCGGAGGGTGCCCGGGGCACCCTCGGAATCGCGGGCGCGATCGCCTTCGCAACCGTCGCCTCCTCGGTCGCCTTCGGCGCGCTGCACGCGAGCAACCCCAACGCGACCACCGTGAGCACGCTTGCGATCTCCTTTGCGGGCGTGATGCTCGCGCTTGGCTACCTGCTGACGGGCGAGCTCGCGATCCCGATCGGGCTGCACATCACCTGGAACCTCTTTCAGGGCACCGTCTACGGCTTCCCGGTCAGCGGCCTCGACTTCGGCGCGAGCATCGTCGATATCGAGCAGGGCGGCCCCGAGATGGCGACCGGCGGCTCCTTCGGCCCGGAGGCCGGCCTGCTCGGGTTCGCAGCGATGGTCGCGGGCTGCCTGCTGACCGTCGCGTGGGTTCGGTGGCGCTACGGGGACGCCGAGCTCGACGAGCGCGTGGCGATCCCCGACTTTCGATGA